In the genome of Streptomyces sp. NBC_00190, one region contains:
- the sufC gene encoding Fe-S cluster assembly ATPase SufC, which yields MATLEIHDLHVSVEAENGAREILKGVDLTVKQGETHAIMGPNGSGKSTLAYSLAGHPKYTVTGGTVTLDGEDVLEMTVDERARAGVFLAMQYPVEVPGVSVSNFLRTSATAIRGEAPKLRTWVKEVKSAMEQLQMDPAFAERNVNEGFSGGEKKRHEILQLELLKPKIAILDETDSGLDVDALRQVSEGVNRVRETGEVGTLLITHYTRILRYIKPDFVHVFSEGRIVESGGAELADKLEAEGYESYSTKGGATA from the coding sequence ATGGCAACGCTTGAAATCCACGACCTGCACGTCTCCGTCGAGGCCGAGAACGGCGCCCGCGAGATCCTCAAGGGCGTCGACCTCACCGTCAAGCAGGGTGAGACGCACGCCATCATGGGTCCGAACGGCTCCGGCAAGTCCACCCTGGCGTACTCGCTCGCCGGTCACCCGAAGTACACCGTCACCGGTGGCACCGTGACCCTCGACGGCGAAGACGTCCTGGAGATGACCGTCGACGAGCGCGCCCGCGCCGGCGTCTTCCTCGCCATGCAGTACCCGGTCGAGGTCCCCGGCGTCTCGGTCTCCAACTTCCTGCGCACCTCGGCCACCGCCATCCGCGGCGAGGCCCCGAAGCTGCGTACCTGGGTGAAGGAGGTCAAGTCCGCGATGGAGCAGCTCCAGATGGACCCGGCCTTCGCCGAGCGCAACGTCAACGAGGGCTTCTCCGGCGGTGAGAAGAAGCGCCACGAGATCCTGCAGCTGGAGCTCCTGAAGCCGAAGATCGCGATCCTCGACGAGACCGACTCCGGCCTCGACGTCGACGCCCTGCGCCAGGTCTCCGAGGGCGTCAACCGCGTCCGCGAGACCGGCGAGGTCGGCACCTTGCTGATCACCCACTACACGCGCATCCTGCGCTACATCAAGCCCGACTTCGTCCACGTCTTCTCCGAAGGCCGCATCGTCGAGTCCGGCGGCGCCGAGCTCGCCGACAAGCTGGAGGCCGAAGGCTACGAGTCGTACAGCACGAAGGGTGGCGCGACCGCGTGA
- a CDS encoding bifunctional 3-phenylpropionate/cinnamic acid dioxygenase ferredoxin subunit, whose amino-acid sequence MNYVKACALSELEENSPKRVELDGTPVSIVRAEGEVFAINDICSHANVSLSEGEVEDCMIECWLHGSSFDLRTGKPSGLPATRPVPVYPVKIEGDDVLVSLTQES is encoded by the coding sequence ATGAACTACGTCAAGGCCTGTGCGCTGAGCGAGCTGGAGGAGAACTCCCCCAAGCGGGTGGAGCTCGACGGCACGCCGGTGTCCATCGTCCGCGCCGAGGGAGAGGTGTTCGCGATCAACGACATCTGCTCGCACGCGAACGTCTCGCTCTCGGAGGGCGAGGTCGAGGACTGCATGATCGAGTGCTGGCTGCACGGGTCTTCCTTCGACCTGCGCACCGGCAAGCCCTCGGGCCTGCCCGCGACGCGCCCCGTACCCGTATACCCCGTAAAGATCGAAGGGGACGACGTGCTCGTCTCCCTCACCCAGGAGTCCTGA